The genome window AGGCCAAACTCATCTTGATCAAGGGCGAGGGGATGGACGGGATCTCCTACCACCTGAACTCGACCGAGCACGTCGCGGGCCGCCAGGACGGCCCGATCCTGTTCACCGAGGACAAGTGGCTCTCGCCGAAGCACGCGAACTTCATCTACATCGACGGGGCGCTCCGCGTGCGCGACGAGAAGAGCGTCAACGGCGTCTTCATCGCGCTCCGCGGGCCGACCGAGGTGTCGCCTGGCGCCATGTTCATGGCCGGAGAGCAGGTCTTCCGCATCGAGAGCGTGGCCCCGTTCTCGGACGACGCGGAGGCCGACGGCACGTTCTTCTTCGCGAGCCCGCGGACGGACAGCTCCTTCCGAGTCGTGCAGGTGCTCGAGGGTGGCGGCGACGGGATGGTCGTCTGCTCCCACGAGAACGTCGTCATGATCGGCCGGGAAGCGTGCGACATGAACTTCCCGAACGACCCGTACATCTCGGGGAACCACGTGAAGGTCGAGCTCGTCGCCGGGCGGCTGATGCTGGTCGATCTCGGGAGCAAGAACGGGACGTACGTGAAGATCGGCGGCGAGCACGAGCTCACGCACGGCGACTACATCTTCCTGGGCCGGCAGCTGCTCAGGGTCGAGATCGCATCATAGGAGGTCCAAGGTGATACTCTGTCCAACTTGCGGAAAAGAAAACCAGGACCACTACAAGTTCTGCCTCGGCTGCGGATCCGATCTCCCGCGCGCCGGCGCTGACGAGAAGCCGCTCGCGACGACGACGCCGCCGGCGGGGGTCGCCGCCGTCCAGATGGAGCACTTCACGCCGCAGGCGCCGAAGCCGGCGGCAGCCCCGGCACCCGCGCCGAAGCCGCAGCCCACGGCCGCGCCAGCGCCGAAGCCGCAGCCCGCGCCCCAGCCGCAACCCGCGGCCGCGCCGGCACCGGCGCCTGCACCGGCACCCGCACCGGCGCCAGCGCCCCAGGCGGTGGATACGTCGATCTGCTCGAGCTGCGGCGCGCGCATCCAGCCCGGGTTCGCGTTCTGCGGTGCGTGCGGCACGCCGATACCGGGCGCCGCCCCCGCGGCTGCGCCGATCACCGGCTTCGCCAAGGACTCGGCGCGGCTCGTGCTCATCCAGCCGGACGGCACCGAAGGCGGCACGGTCGAGATCCCGACCTCCGAGGTCGCGGTCGGCCGGGACGCGGGAGGGTTCTTCGCCCAGGACGCGTACCTCTCCCCGCGGCACGCGGTGTTCAAGTCGAACCGCGGCGAGTCGGTCACCGTCCGCGACGAGGGGAGCCTCAACGGCGTCTATGTCAAGGTGACGCCGCAGAACCCGCAGGAGATCCGGTCGGGCGACGTGTTCCGCATCGGCCAGGAGCTCATCCTGTTCGAGGCGATCGACCGCGGCGCGCCGATGGGCGACGGCACCGAGAAGATGGGATCGCCGATCGAGGGGTTATGGGGCCGGCTGTCGCTGATCGTCGG of Pseudomonadota bacterium contains these proteins:
- a CDS encoding FHA domain-containing protein: MTVAGIACGNCDRLNPIESTECSECGSSLALASGPVLKSGEPPSAAQKGAEEEPMEQARHYICKSCYSQVPGGHKFCGKCGTATDADAAPRDPSYFGDMQTPGKAKLILIKGEGMDGISYHLNSTEHVAGRQDGPILFTEDKWLSPKHANFIYIDGALRVRDEKSVNGVFIALRGPTEVSPGAMFMAGEQVFRIESVAPFSDDAEADGTFFFASPRTDSSFRVVQVLEGGGDGMVVCSHENVVMIGREACDMNFPNDPYISGNHVKVELVAGRLMLVDLGSKNGTYVKIGGEHELTHGDYIFLGRQLLRVEIAS
- a CDS encoding FHA domain-containing protein, whose protein sequence is MILCPTCGKENQDHYKFCLGCGSDLPRAGADEKPLATTTPPAGVAAVQMEHFTPQAPKPAAAPAPAPKPQPTAAPAPKPQPAPQPQPAAAPAPAPAPAPAPAPAPQAVDTSICSSCGARIQPGFAFCGACGTPIPGAAPAAAPITGFAKDSARLVLIQPDGTEGGTVEIPTSEVAVGRDAGGFFAQDAYLSPRHAVFKSNRGESVTVRDEGSLNGVYVKVTPQNPQEIRSGDVFRIGQELILFEAIDRGAPMGDGTEKMGSPIEGLWGRLSLIVGKGRLGNSFPVGGDGVILGRERGNILFPEDGYVSGVHLRIYCEGKKYFIVDLGSSNGSYFKVNGRTNVKPGDFLLMGAQLFRVDV